In a genomic window of Coregonus clupeaformis isolate EN_2021a chromosome 27, ASM2061545v1, whole genome shotgun sequence:
- the LOC121541133 gene encoding proteinase-activated receptor 1 → MFVFMGLHCSSGRMLYKTFVILAAVHAVSSAVYNGSSIVRTFARRLVTEGPLVTDEHIDLDLLDYYPNEDRNGPGGRLNNGSAPGQRVGFINGSTLGQVELGSVRNVTGVWSYAISVTANDFLTGRLSTIFIPTLYTIVFLISVPLNTVAMVSFARRIRPMKPAVIYMLNLAAADLLFTLLLPFKIVYHYSGNDWGFGEGMCRLVTAAFYCNMYSSVLLITCISVDRLLAVAYPINSLAWRTPCNAALACSSMWLLAVGGSLPLVLSQQTVYYDPLGITTCHDIQDLKLLEGRYLFFFPILSCTLYFLPLFVMVTCYSRVVQVLNRAPRGVIGRSRQKARAVVMVVIVLVVFVICFTPTNAILLAHYLQIARRVAGDPDATHVAYLVSLCVGSISCCLDPLVYYFGSSRCQRQLAGALGCRAAAEGEKSLASSSGSSRTSTRASTRISKVDAFQASLSSQYKQLLV, encoded by the exons ATGTTCGTCTTTATGGGACTTCATTGCAGTTCTGGGAGGATGTTGTATAAAACTTTTGTTATCCTGGCAGCCGTGCATGCGGTTTCGTCTGCGGTTTATAACG GCAGCTCCATCGTTAGGACCTTTGCCAGGAGATTAGTCACGGAAGGGCCCCTGGTCACAGACGAGCATATAGATCTAGACCTACTGGACTACTACCCAAACGAAGACAGAAATGGGCCCGGAGGCAGACTCAACAATGGGTCCGCACCGGGACAGAGAGTTGGATTTATTAATGGTTCCACACTGGGACAGGTGGAACTGGGCTCGGTCAGGAATGTTACAGGAGTCTGGTCTTACGCTATTTCTGTTACGGCCAACGACTTCCTCACAGGCCGTCTGTCCACCATCTTCATCCCAACGCTTTACACCATCGTCTTCCTCATCAGCGTGCCCCTCAACACTGTTGCCATGGTGTCTTTTGCCCGACGGATCCGGCCCATGAAGCCAGCGGTGATCTACATGCTGAACCTGGCTGCCGCTGACCTACTGTTCACCCTACTGCTGCCCTTCAAGATCGTCTACCACTACAGTGGCAACGACTGGGGCTTCGGCGAGGGGATGTGCCGCCTGGTCACCGCCGCCTTCTACTGCAACATGTACTCCTCCGTCCTCCTCATCACCTGCATCAGCGTGGACCGCCTGCTGGCCGTGGCCTACCCCATCAACTCCCTGGCCTGGAGGACTCCATGTAACGCAGCCCTGGCCTGCAGCTCCATGTGGCTCCTGGCTGTGGGCGGCTCGCTGCCCCTGGTCCTCTCACAGCAGACGGTCTACTACGACCCACTGGGCATAACCACCTGCCATGACATCCAGGACCTGAAGCTGTTAGAGGGGCGCTACCTCTTCTTCTTCCCCATTCTCTCCTGCACCCTCTACTTCCTGCCGCTGTTCGTCATGGTGACCTGCTACTCCCGGGTGGTGCAGGTGCTCAACAGGGCTCCACGCGGCGTCATTG GTCGTTCAAGGCAGAAGGCACGAGCAGTGGTGATGGTGGTCATCGTGCTGGTGGTGTTCGTGATCTGTTTCACGCCCACCAACGCCATCCTCCTGGCTCACTACCTTCAGATTGCCAGGCGGGTGGCAGGGGATCCGGACGCTACTCATGTGGCCTACCTGGTGTCGCTGTGTGTGGGGAGCATAAGCTGCTGCCTGGACCCCCTGGTCTACTACTTTGGCTCGTCCCGGTGCCAGAGGCAGCTTGCGGGGGCTCTGGGGTGCCGGGCGGCCgcagagggagagaagagtcTGGCCTCATCCTCTGGTTCCTCCAGGACCAGCACCAGAGCAAGCACCAGGATAAGTAAGGTGGATGCCTTCCAGGCCAGCCTCAGCAGCCAGTACAAGCAACTCCTGGTCTGA